The DNA sequence ATCATCACTGCATTCCATGATATGGATACAAAGATAAAAGCGGTAAAATCAGGGGCTTTCGAATATATCCCAAAACCTATTGACGTGGAAGAACTCGAAAAAGCAATAGAGCGGGCAATGAAACACCCGTAAAAACAATATCTGTTTAATCCTTATATTACAGAATTATTGCAAAATTACTTTGATACTTTCTCAATATACTTAACCCATATTTTCCATTAAGATAAGTATCGATGTCGGGTTGTCCCCGACAAACACGCTTATTACGATCCAGCGGCTTAATTTGCTCGCCTTCGGCTTCGGAACTTTTGCTTATGCAACGGTTTAATCGCGAAGGAAGTGTTGAGCGACAAAGACCAAGTTTCCTCGCCTCACGACGGTTTGCTCAGGACAACCCGACATTGTTGCCAATGACATATCCGGGATTATTCCCGCAAGTATAATAAATTATCTGGAGTTTCCCCGGTTTTTCATCGGGTGTGGCCGGGAAACTCCAATTTTGTTTTATTGTTGACAACTTATTGTAATCGGGTAAAATTAACTTAACTTCATCGCAAGAATACGCATAAAAAATTATCGTGGAGGGGGGCCCATCGTGAAGACAGAAGATACGGTTGTTTTTTTGAAAAACATAGCACCTTTCTATACACTCGACGAAGCAGACCTTAGTCAAATAGCTAAAAACATGACAGAAGAAAGTTTTTTGCCAAAAGACTTTATTATAAAACAAGGTGTGCACGGGTTAAATTTCTATATCGTAAAAAGCGGCCTTGTAAAAGTATACATTCAGGACAACGGGGGGAATGAGAATATATTAGCCTTTCTTGGCGAAGGTGATTGTTTCGGCGAAATGTCCCTCCTTAGAAATAAACCTACCAACGCCAATGTTCAGACAATGGAGAATGCCGTATGTCTTATATATACAAAGGAGTATTTTTTCGAAATGGTTGAGAGCTATCCCATGTTTATGGACTTTTTCGACCAACTCCTCATGCGCAGAACCAAAAACACATATCAGGAATTCCTGTCAAAGGAGCCTCACGTCACCCAGGTTGAACCCTATCTTTACAGCAAACAGGTAAAGGATATGATGTCCCTGAAACGTGGATTTATCGACGAAAAGAGCACCATAAGGGATGTGGCAAGGGAAATCTTACAAAACAGGATGGGGCCGCGCATTACAATAGATGACCAGGGAAATCCTAAAGGATTGGTCGGCATTTACACAATAGCCAATGCACTGCTCTTTGAGGATGTTGACCCTGGGGACCCGGTAGCGAATGTTGCAGAAAAGGAATTTTATTCCATTGATTGCGATAGCTATTTTTTTGATGCTCTTCATTGCATGATAAAGAACAATACGAACACCCTTGTAGTAACCGAAGAAGAAAAGTCGAAGGGTATTTTGACAGGATTTGACCTTTTGAGGTTCAGAGGCAGAGAAACATTGTCTCTCCTCCGGAATATCGAGGAAGCCCCCGATCTTGTTCAACTCAATATCATGCGTGGCGAGGTGGAAAAAGTGCTCAGAGAGCTTATGGCAGACGGCGCCCTTGCTTCCCATGCCTGCAAGATTGTGAGTGAATTTAATGACAAAGTGGTAAAGAAGGTAATATCCTTTGCCGAGGATGCCTGTGGTTCTCCCCCTTGTGCATATGCCTGGTTAGGACTGGGGAGTGAAGGCAGGGAAGAACAGACATTATTTACAGACCAGGATAACGCCATTATTTTCAATAATAACCATCAACCAAAGGGGGAGGAAGAATATTTCAAAAAGTTTTCCGACACAGTGGTAAATGGGCTAAACCAATGCGGCATCCCGCTATGCAAGGGTAATATAATGGCTACAAATCCTAAATTTTTTGGTAACATGGAAGAATGGAAGGCAAAAACATCAAAATGGATTAAGTCTATGGATCTTAGCGAAGATGAATTAATGGATACATATGTTTTCCTTGATTTCAGATCATTACATGGCGAGATAGCGCTGGAAAAAGAGCTAAAAATTCACATACTTAAGCTCATCAAGGAAAATCCTGCATTTTTGAAATCTCTAGCTGAAACTATTGTTTCTATCCCTATGCCCATCGGTTTTTTTAAAAATTTCATTGTTGAAAAAAGTGGGGAACACAAGGATAGTTTGAATATAAAGCTC is a window from the Pseudomonadota bacterium genome containing:
- a CDS encoding DUF294 nucleotidyltransferase-like domain-containing protein, with protein sequence MKTEDTVVFLKNIAPFYTLDEADLSQIAKNMTEESFLPKDFIIKQGVHGLNFYIVKSGLVKVYIQDNGGNENILAFLGEGDCFGEMSLLRNKPTNANVQTMENAVCLIYTKEYFFEMVESYPMFMDFFDQLLMRRTKNTYQEFLSKEPHVTQVEPYLYSKQVKDMMSLKRGFIDEKSTIRDVAREILQNRMGPRITIDDQGNPKGLVGIYTIANALLFEDVDPGDPVANVAEKEFYSIDCDSYFFDALHCMIKNNTNTLVVTEEEKSKGILTGFDLLRFRGRETLSLLRNIEEAPDLVQLNIMRGEVEKVLRELMADGALASHACKIVSEFNDKVVKKVISFAEDACGSPPCAYAWLGLGSEGREEQTLFTDQDNAIIFNNNHQPKGEEEYFKKFSDTVVNGLNQCGIPLCKGNIMATNPKFFGNMEEWKAKTSKWIKSMDLSEDELMDTYVFLDFRSLHGEIALEKELKIHILKLIKENPAFLKSLAETIVSIPMPIGFFKNFIVEKSGEHKDSLNIKLYGLVPLITCLKIMALQYGIAETNTLERIKSLGRQRAITTDQQEVLIQAFETFLTLKIRNNLADIDQGRSFDNFVKPAELSTRQKQILKEAFWAVSELQKITQNTLKVASQGLGEFI